From the genome of Argentina anserina chromosome 4, drPotAnse1.1, whole genome shotgun sequence, one region includes:
- the LOC126791222 gene encoding LOW QUALITY PROTEIN: pentatricopeptide repeat-containing protein At2g41720 (The sequence of the model RefSeq protein was modified relative to this genomic sequence to represent the inferred CDS: inserted 1 base in 1 codon; deleted 3 bases in 2 codons; substituted 1 base at 1 genomic stop codon), which yields MKTLKNYCARTDSDIYNMLIRLHARHNLVDQARGLFFEMQELRCKPDAESYNTLINAHGRVGQWRWALNIMDDMLRAAIPPSRSTYNNLINAYGSSGNWREALKVCKKMTDNGVGPDLVTHDIVLSAYKTGAQYSKALSYFELMKGTNIRSDTTTLNIVIYCMVKLGQYGKAIDIFNSMRDKGALCRPDIVTFTSIIHLYSVSGQIDNCTAIFDTILAEGLKPNMVSYNALLGAYASRGMCTEALSILXELKNSSFRPDVVSYTSILNAYGRSGHPKKAREVFDRMKANHLKPNLVSYNALINAYGSSGLLAEAVEVLREMEQDGVHPNIVSICTLLAACGQCGRKVNIDVILSAAKLQGIELNTIAYNSAIGSYMNLGEREKAINLYQSMRKKKVKPGSVTYNVLISGCCKMPKYSEALTFFYEMVDLKIPLSKEVYSSVLCAYSKKGKLMEAESVFNSMKMAGCPPDVITYTAMLHTYSAAENREKACELFQEMEVNGIQPDVIACSALMRAFNKGGHPSXVLILAELMREKDIPFNDAIFFDMVSACSLLQDWRTTMQLIKVIEPSFPRLSVGLMNQLLQIMGRSGKTEAMMKFYQIVALNGDINFDTYSILLKNLLSVGSWRKYIEVLQWMVDAKIRPSSQMYLDISCFAQKSGGAEYASIINERIELLKRKAREEDSRSKLRDSHSTSVLVNRTNAENHRLLKSRMAATDPVYTV from the exons ATGAAGACTCTCAAGAACTACTGTGCTCGCACTGAT TCTGATATATACAACATGTTGATCAGATTGCATGCCAGGCATAATCTTGTTGATCAAGCTCGCGGCTTGTTCTTCGAAATGCAGGAATTGAG GTGCAAGCCTGATGCTGAATCCTACAACACTCTTATCAATGCACATGGTCGTGTAGGTCAATGGCGCTGGGCCTTGAACATTATGGATGACATGCTGCGTGCGGCT ATCCCTCCTAGTCGGTCAACATACAACAACTTGATCAATGCATACGGATCGAGTGGAAATTGGAGAGAAGCTTTAAAAGTTTGCAAGAAAATGACAGATAATGGAGTTGGACCTGATCTTGTGACTCACGATATTGTTTTATCTGCATACAAGACTGGGGCTCAGTATTCAAAAGCGTTATCTTATTTTGAACTTATGAAGGGAACAAATATCCGTTCAGACACAACAACCCTCAATATTGTTATATATTGCATGGTGAAGCTTGGACAGTATGGGAAAGCCATTGATATCTTCAATTCCATGAGAGATAAGGGAGCACTATGTCGCCCTGACATTGTAACATTCACCAGCATCATTCATTTGTATTCTGTGAGCGGACAGATAGACAATTGCACAGCCATTTTTGATACAATTCTTGCAGAAGGGCTAAAACCTAacatggtttcctataatgcACTATTAGGTGCATATGCTTCACGTGGGATGTGCACAGAGGCATTGTCAATAT ATGAGTTGAAGAACAGTAGTTTTCGGCCGGATGTTGTGTCATATACATCTATACTCAATGCTTATGGAAGATCAGGACATCCTAAAAAGGCTAGGGAAGTTTTTGATAGGATGAAAGCCAACCACTTGAAGCCAAACCTTGTGAGCTACAATGCACTGATTAATGCCTATGGATCGAGTGGTTTATTAGCTGAAGCTGTTGAGGTCCTGCGTGAGATGGAACAAGATGGAGTTCATCCAAACATTGTCTCAATATGTACCCTTTTGGCAGCTTGTGGACAATGTGGCCGGAAGGTGAATATTGACGTCATACTTTCAGCAGCGAAGTTGCAAGGCATTGAGCTGAACACAATTGCCTATAATTCAGCTATTGGGAGCTATATGAATTTGGGAGAACGTGAGAAAGCTATAAACTTGTATCAATCtatgagaaagaagaaagtgaAACCAGGTTCTGTTACTTACAATGTATTGATAAGTGGTTGTTGTAAGATGCCAAAATACAGTGAGGCGctaacttttttttatgaaatggTGGATTTGAAAATTCCTTTGTCCAAAGAAGTGTACTCGTCTGTGCTGTGTGCTTACAGCAAGAAg GGCAAACTTATGGAAGCAGAATCTGTATTCAACTCAATGAAGATGGCTGGATGTCCTCCTGACGTAATTACATATACTGCAATGTTACATACGTATAGTGCTGCAG AGAATCGGGAAAAGGCTTGTGAGCTATTTCAAGAAATGGAAGTAAATGGCATCCAACCAGATGTTATCGCATGTTCAGCTTTGATGAGAGCTTTTAACAAAGGAGGCCATCCCTCTTGAGTTCTTATTCTGGCAGAGCTTATGAGAGAAAAAGATATTCCTTTCAATGATGCCATTTTCTTTGATATGGTTTCCGCTTGTAGCTT ATTACAAGATTGGAGAACAACTATGCAATTGATTAAGGTGATAGAACCCTCATTCCCTAGACTCTCAGTT GGCCTTATGAATCAACTTCTGCAGATTATGGGAAGAAGCGGAAAGACAGAGGCTATGATGAAG TTCTACCAGATAGTTGCATTGAACGGTGACATAAACTTTGATACTTACTCAATCTTGTTGAAGAATCTTTTGTCTGTAGGAAGTTGGAGGAAGTATATTGAG GTATTGCAATGGATGGTGGATGCTAAAATACGACCTTCTAGTCAAAtgtatctcgatatatcctgTTTTGCACAGAAAAGTGGTGGAGCTGAATATGCCTCTATTATAAATGAAAGAATCG AattattgaaaagaaaagcaaGGGAAGAAGATTCCAGAAGCAAGCTACGCGATTCTCACTCCACCTCCGTGCTGGTAAATAGAACAAACGCAGAGAACCACAGGCTCCTTAAATCAAGAATGGCTGCGACAGATCCTGTATATACTGTCTAA